Below is a genomic region from Leptospira yasudae.
GGAAGAATTTGATCACAATCCAGACACTCGACCAAGCCGGAAAGACGATTCATTCTCCCTGTGTAGTGACCTTGGGCAATTTCGACGGGATTCATCTCGGTCATCAGGCCCTTTTGGACCGGGTTTTACAAGTTTCCAAACAAACCGGTCTTTCTTCCTGCGTCGTCACCTACGACCCGAATCCCGCCATCGTCCTCGGAAAAAATCCCGAAATGAAAAGTCTGATGACCCTCGCCGATAAGGAAGAATGGATTCGCAGACAAGGAATCGATTATCTGGTCGTTCTTCCGTTTAACAAAGAATTGGCGGAAATGAGCGCCGAAACCTTTTTGGAGGACATTCTTCTAAAACAATTAAAAGCGAAGAATATCATCATCGGCTTCAATCATTGTTTCGGAAAAGGTAGAAGAGGCAACTACGAACTCCTTAAAGAATATTCTGATAAACTAAAATACTCCGTCGAAAAAGTGGACCCCGTCTTTCTCGAAGAAATCAAACTCTCCAGTTCTTATGTGAGAACCCTCGTTTCCGAAGGAAACGTAAAGGAAGCCGCGCGCTGCCTAAATCGATCCTATTCCGTTTCCGGCACGGTCGTGGGCGGACACAAGCGGGGAAGACAAATCGGATTTCCGACGGCAAACGTGCAATTCAATCCTGACATTCTAATCCCCGGAATCGGAGTCTACGCCGGCTTTACGACCGTGGAAGGAACCGCATATCCTTCTATGATCAATATCGGACGCAATCCGACGTTCGGCGAAAACGCGGTCACGCTCGAATCGAACATCTTCGACTTTCAAAAAGAAATCTACGATCAAACCGTGCGCGTTACGTTTACGGAAAGAATTCGGGACGAAGTCAAATTCTCCGGGGTGGAATCTTTGATCGCTCAGCTCAAACAAGACGAAATCTCCGCGAGAAAGATTCTCGAATCCGAAAAAACGAATTTCAAAGTCTGACCGACTTCGTTTAACAATCTAGGATATTCGTACAGAGCGGAATCTACGATTCTTGCGGTCAACATCGGAGCGACGAGAACCTTCGATTAAAAACGACATTCTCCTTGGATCGATGAGGCGCGCGCGTTCGATCGTTTCAGGGAGAATCTAGATTTCGTTCCTTTCCGAAAAAAGGGTCCGCAAAAGATACGCGAATTCCTTTTTTTCTTCTTCATTAGAATTTCATGAATCTTTGTTGGCGCTCCGAATCTTCCCGAAAGAAATCGAAATAATGGGTTCGAAATCCAAGAAATAAATATTTTATAGTTTCAAATTCCTCGTCCAACCGAATACTGGGGTCGGGCCTGATTTTTTTTTAGAATTCGTTCTTGCGTATGAATTATTATCTTTTTTTTCCCATGGCGGCTCTTTTTACGAATACGATCTTTATCGCTTTCGTTTACGCAAGAAGAACGGGAAATCCTCTCATTCGTTCCTATCTTCTATATACGATCGGTCTCGATGCTTGGCTTTTTACGTACGCGTTCACCTGGTCCTATCCGCCCGAAGCTTGGATGACGTGGGCGTTTAAAATTCTCGCGGCGACTTGGCTGCCGGTCGGAGCGCTCTATCTCGAATTCGTTTACGTTTTTTTAAACAGAATTCCCGGGCCGTTTCTTTGGTTTTTTAGAATCGGAATTCCGATCTCTTATCTGATCACGCTTTCCACGGACTGGGTCGTGCAGGGAAGCATTCGTTATTATTGGGGTTACGAAAACGAACCCGGCCCCTTGTATCTCGTCGTAATCCTTTCCTTTGTCGCGCTGCCCGGTTT
It encodes:
- a CDS encoding bifunctional riboflavin kinase/FAD synthetase, with the protein product MITIQTLDQAGKTIHSPCVVTLGNFDGIHLGHQALLDRVLQVSKQTGLSSCVVTYDPNPAIVLGKNPEMKSLMTLADKEEWIRRQGIDYLVVLPFNKELAEMSAETFLEDILLKQLKAKNIIIGFNHCFGKGRRGNYELLKEYSDKLKYSVEKVDPVFLEEIKLSSSYVRTLVSEGNVKEAARCLNRSYSVSGTVVGGHKRGRQIGFPTANVQFNPDILIPGIGVYAGFTTVEGTAYPSMINIGRNPTFGENAVTLESNIFDFQKEIYDQTVRVTFTERIRDEVKFSGVESLIAQLKQDEISARKILESEKTNFKV